One segment of Paenibacillus rhizovicinus DNA contains the following:
- a CDS encoding DUF2339 domain-containing protein: MNELWKRHWTTLIGVLFLLAALATLFKYTLDEGLITVQMKIGAGLLAGGGAIAAGLKLSRRADMNRRRLGEFATGLGAAAWYMTGIYAGVYEAIWEPLTVFIVMSVITVAMTAFAYAYNFRLLLGLGLGGALLAPFVLQPEADHVFPLFLYLLVVNAVFFAISIAKSWLEPRIGAFVATWILYAVYYLNFSHADSGWLTKPMSYALAAFVFYALAFFVAAWREKCGYAGWNMTASFANTVLFGLWAPTLLGGEGHSMTVLLLAIGALYMAMSAVVAQIDKQGKVAIYSHLLFGAFVFLIGLSELGGGSEYRPIIGVYVWSCIALIALAGGMKLRSDLLKLIASVIWLITGVYWFAATWNVPQINWFDVYVPFLNGGAAAWMLLAAIGFYFARKVRFDGIRPESSEHAVIGHVYALLSHLIVGGLLTVQILNASDAYFWADGTMLMLSVTWGVYAMLLFLWGAYSRGVLFRWFGSCVLAVVAVKTLMFDLSGEDTLYKMIAFLMLGLICFGITLINQRWRDREQANAGNKTEAAEGMLNPEQEVGMHD; this comes from the coding sequence ATGAACGAATTGTGGAAAAGACATTGGACGACGCTGATCGGCGTATTATTCCTGCTGGCAGCGCTGGCTACGCTGTTCAAGTACACCTTGGACGAAGGGCTGATTACGGTACAGATGAAAATCGGGGCCGGACTGCTGGCAGGCGGCGGCGCCATTGCGGCAGGGCTCAAGCTCTCGCGGCGCGCAGACATGAACCGCAGACGTCTAGGCGAGTTCGCGACAGGTCTTGGCGCTGCTGCCTGGTACATGACAGGGATTTACGCCGGTGTGTATGAAGCGATCTGGGAGCCGCTTACCGTGTTCATCGTCATGTCGGTCATAACCGTCGCGATGACGGCGTTCGCGTACGCATACAATTTCAGGCTTCTTCTCGGGCTTGGCCTGGGTGGCGCGCTGCTTGCTCCGTTCGTCTTGCAACCGGAAGCGGATCACGTATTTCCGCTCTTCCTGTATCTGCTGGTCGTCAATGCCGTATTCTTCGCCATCAGCATCGCGAAGTCGTGGCTCGAACCGAGAATCGGCGCATTTGTCGCCACGTGGATCTTATATGCCGTTTATTATTTGAATTTCTCGCATGCGGACAGCGGCTGGCTGACGAAGCCAATGAGTTATGCCCTGGCGGCGTTCGTGTTCTATGCGCTCGCATTCTTCGTCGCCGCGTGGCGGGAGAAATGCGGCTATGCGGGCTGGAATATGACGGCGAGCTTCGCGAATACGGTCCTCTTCGGCTTGTGGGCGCCTACGCTGCTCGGCGGCGAAGGGCATTCGATGACCGTCCTCTTATTGGCGATCGGCGCGCTGTACATGGCGATGAGCGCCGTGGTCGCTCAAATCGACAAGCAAGGCAAAGTCGCGATCTACTCGCATCTGCTGTTCGGCGCATTCGTATTCCTTATCGGCCTGTCCGAGCTTGGCGGAGGATCGGAATACCGCCCGATCATCGGCGTGTATGTATGGTCGTGCATTGCCTTGATCGCACTGGCAGGCGGCATGAAACTGCGATCGGACCTGTTGAAGCTGATTGCATCGGTCATCTGGTTAATCACGGGCGTTTATTGGTTCGCGGCAACCTGGAATGTCCCGCAGATTAATTGGTTTGACGTCTATGTTCCATTCTTGAACGGCGGAGCGGCTGCCTGGATGCTGCTGGCGGCGATCGGGTTCTACTTTGCGAGAAAAGTCCGGTTCGATGGTATCCGGCCAGAATCCTCCGAGCATGCCGTAATCGGCCACGTGTATGCCCTGCTATCCCATCTGATCGTGGGCGGTCTGCTGACGGTCCAGATCCTGAACGCAAGCGATGCTTATTTCTGGGCGGATGGAACGATGCTGATGCTGTCCGTTACTTGGGGCGTCTATGCCATGCTGCTGTTCTTATGGGGCGCCTACAGCAGGGGAGTCTTGTTCCGTTGGTTCGGATCCTGCGTGCTTGCCGTCGTGGCCGTGAAGACGCTGATGTTCGATTTGTCCGGCGAAGATACGCTCTACAAAATGATCGCATTCCTCATGCTCGGTCTGATCTGCTTCGGAATTACGCTGATCAATCAACGCTGGCGGGATCGCGAACAAGCAAACGCAGGCAATAAGACCGAGGCGGCGGAAGGCATGCTCAACCCTGAACAGGAGGTCGGCATGCACGATTGA
- the leuB gene encoding 3-isopropylmalate dehydrogenase, whose protein sequence is MAEVKKIAVIAGDGIGPEVVGEALKVLKRTEELFGYQFETEHGLFGGIAIDEKGTPLPQETLDICKNADAVLLGAVGGPKWDNNSKELRPETGLLGIRKALGLFSNIRPANVFDCLKEASTLKPEVLDGTDLIVVRELTGGIYFGEKFRREGEHGEEAVDTCVYNVKEVERIARQGFEIARTRRKKLASVDKANVLETSRLWREVVNRIAVEYPDVELEHVLVDNCAMQLLRRPSSFDVIVTENMFGDIISDEAAMLTGSIGMLSSASLGEGSFGLYEPVHGSAPDIAGQGISNPIATILSVALMFRLTFGYAEAAQCIEDAVKSVLDAGHRTGDIAVDKSKAIGTIEMGDLIIAAMKK, encoded by the coding sequence ATGGCAGAAGTGAAAAAAATCGCCGTTATCGCCGGCGACGGCATCGGCCCCGAGGTTGTTGGCGAAGCGCTGAAAGTATTGAAGAGAACGGAAGAACTGTTCGGCTATCAATTCGAAACGGAGCACGGCCTGTTCGGCGGCATCGCGATCGACGAGAAAGGCACGCCGCTTCCGCAAGAAACGCTCGACATCTGCAAGAACGCCGACGCTGTTCTTCTTGGCGCAGTAGGCGGCCCGAAATGGGACAACAACTCCAAAGAGCTTCGTCCTGAAACAGGCCTGCTCGGCATTCGCAAAGCGCTCGGCTTGTTCTCCAACATCCGTCCCGCGAACGTGTTCGACTGCTTGAAAGAAGCGTCCACGCTGAAACCCGAAGTGCTTGACGGCACGGACCTCATCGTCGTGCGCGAGCTTACGGGCGGCATCTACTTCGGCGAGAAATTCCGCCGCGAAGGCGAGCATGGCGAAGAAGCGGTCGACACTTGCGTATACAACGTGAAAGAAGTAGAGCGCATCGCGCGCCAAGGCTTCGAAATCGCGCGCACGCGCCGCAAGAAATTGGCTTCCGTCGATAAAGCGAACGTGCTGGAAACTTCCCGTCTGTGGCGCGAAGTCGTTAACCGGATCGCGGTCGAGTATCCGGATGTTGAATTGGAGCACGTACTTGTCGACAACTGCGCAATGCAGCTGCTGCGCCGTCCTTCCAGCTTCGACGTTATCGTAACCGAGAACATGTTCGGCGACATCATCAGCGATGAAGCAGCCATGCTTACGGGCTCCATCGGCATGCTGTCCTCCGCATCGCTTGGCGAAGGCAGCTTCGGCCTTTACGAGCCGGTACACGGTTCCGCGCCGGATATCGCGGGTCAAGGCATTTCCAACCCGATCGCAACGATTCTCTCCGTAGCGCTGATGTTCCGTCTGACGTTCGGTTATGCCGAAGCGGCGCAATGCATCGAAGACGCGGTGAAGTCCGTTCTGGATGCAGGTCACCGTACGGGCGACATCGCAGTCGATAAGAGCAAAGCGATCGGCACGATTGAAATGGGCGATCTGATCATCGCGGCAATGAAGAAATAA
- a CDS encoding peroxiredoxin: MAERLVGRPAPDFSMETVIGNGQDFSTAALSDYKGKWLVLFFYPLDFTFVCPTEITALSQASEQFTKLNTEILGVSVDSKHSHRAWINTPVNDNGLGQLSFPLAADITKNVARDYGVLIEEEGIALRGLFIIDPEGEIKYQVVNHNDVGRSVEETLRVLQALQSGGLCPINWKPGDKHLVAK; the protein is encoded by the coding sequence ATGGCAGAACGTTTGGTTGGCCGTCCGGCTCCTGATTTCTCGATGGAGACCGTTATTGGCAATGGACAAGATTTCAGCACGGCAGCTCTTTCCGATTACAAAGGCAAATGGCTCGTCCTTTTCTTCTACCCATTGGATTTCACATTTGTTTGCCCGACAGAAATTACGGCGCTTAGCCAGGCTTCCGAGCAATTCACGAAGTTGAACACCGAAATCCTCGGCGTCAGCGTAGACAGCAAACACAGCCACCGCGCGTGGATCAACACGCCTGTTAACGATAACGGTCTTGGCCAACTGAGCTTCCCGCTCGCAGCCGACATCACGAAGAACGTTGCTCGCGACTACGGCGTTCTGATCGAAGAAGAAGGTATCGCATTGCGCGGCCTGTTCATCATCGATCCGGAAGGCGAAATCAAATACCAAGTCGTTAACCACAACGACGTTGGCCGTTCCGTTGAAGAAACACTCCGCGTACTGCAAGCTCTGCAATCCGGCGGTCTGTGCCCAATCAACTGGAAACCAGGCGACAAACACCTGGTTGCTAAATAA
- the sigI gene encoding RNA polymerase sigma factor SigI, which yields MLLVLFKRIFGGKHDTSAVTPEARITPEETVELIRSGEASRNAFIDAYQPYIAKVTSRFCKRYIDPASSDEFSIALAAFDEAIGQYSSQAGKSFLGFAETVIRRRLIDYVRKESRHHVTVPYSAFDQDDEEESTVNVIETNEALNRYSLTQETEARRFEIAEFDGRLREFGITFGELPDISPKHSDSRQLLITISRRLANDPELYDQLETKQKLPIKELCEMIGVSRKTIERNRKYIIALTILHNGDFPYLQQYIKPQEPPQKELPAVEGVRA from the coding sequence TTGTTACTCGTTCTGTTCAAACGAATTTTCGGCGGCAAGCACGATACGTCCGCAGTCACCCCCGAAGCACGAATCACTCCGGAAGAAACGGTGGAGCTGATTCGCAGCGGCGAAGCGTCGAGAAATGCTTTTATTGACGCTTATCAGCCCTATATCGCCAAGGTGACGAGCCGATTTTGCAAGAGATATATCGATCCCGCCAGCTCGGATGAATTCAGTATCGCGCTGGCCGCTTTTGACGAAGCGATCGGACAGTACTCAAGTCAAGCAGGAAAATCGTTCCTCGGCTTTGCCGAAACGGTCATTCGGCGCAGGCTTATTGACTATGTCCGCAAAGAAAGTAGGCATCATGTCACCGTACCTTATAGTGCTTTCGACCAGGATGACGAAGAAGAATCGACCGTTAACGTCATCGAAACGAACGAGGCGTTGAATCGGTATTCGTTGACGCAGGAAACGGAAGCGCGCAGGTTCGAGATCGCGGAGTTTGACGGCAGGCTGAGAGAATTCGGCATCACGTTCGGCGAACTGCCCGACATTTCGCCCAAACACTCCGATTCCAGGCAGCTGCTTATTACGATCAGCCGGCGGTTGGCGAATGATCCGGAGTTATACGATCAATTGGAAACGAAACAGAAGCTTCCGATTAAGGAGCTCTGCGAGATGATTGGCGTTTCCCGCAAAACGATCGAGCGTAACCGGAAATATATTATCGCTTTGACAATCTTACATAATGGAGATTTTCCATATTTGCAGCAATACATCAAGCCCCAAGAACCGCCTCAAAAGGAACTGCCCGCAGTGGAAGGAGTGAGAGCATGA
- a CDS encoding anti-sigma factor domain-containing protein — MSRGIVMETGSKHVIVLMPDGQFRKVRTALKPGIGEEFTFSEQRRMQRTRKLYSFSVGAAAIMLLLFVPVIAQHFSHPSSVVAYLTMDVNPSIELGIDKNERVEELRPINTDGEDVTKGLKFKGQSLQTVTEAIMDRISAGPYLNSGEGDVVITSVAVGAQVKPAEEVSLTSHMDDAVRKSLSKTEKGRQLAIEVTTVSAPEGIRDEAKRAGISSGKMAFYLMAKEQGYRISIKDLKQESIHQAAKPMGGVAAVMKNQESSAKVSKPAGTDPNKAQTAAPQTVNPQTVKPQASKPPASKETDNEKLWEKQKQQLEDLLKKEQAKHNKWSGSKKGSGNGKNVSGNGKKSSGNDKSGSGNDRTLQQGGVINISEHSPGNNTGGSGSGGAVGGQGGGSSSSHGKGSSSSPGSAGINGQKNGSGDDRSQGNKSGKGGAGSQGNNGSGGKNGFGGVPWSKPKAPSKQQSQTNSKSSGTISGNKGSDNKEGGREEAKNASDSRHSGVNQGKENQSATREDSSRDSGLDKNDDRDNRNDKENDKDSDNGKVKDKDKDKDRDNEKGLEKDTGKGSDKGKSQMQDSGKNKGNR, encoded by the coding sequence ATGAGCCGTGGAATCGTTATGGAAACCGGCAGCAAGCACGTTATCGTATTAATGCCGGACGGTCAATTCCGTAAAGTACGCACCGCTCTCAAGCCCGGAATCGGTGAAGAATTCACCTTCTCGGAGCAAAGACGGATGCAGCGGACGCGCAAGCTGTACAGCTTCAGCGTCGGTGCCGCAGCAATCATGCTCCTTCTGTTCGTGCCTGTCATTGCACAGCATTTCTCGCATCCCTCTTCCGTCGTCGCCTATTTGACCATGGACGTCAATCCCAGCATCGAGCTGGGCATCGATAAGAATGAGCGGGTCGAGGAGCTGCGGCCGATCAATACCGACGGCGAGGATGTCACGAAAGGCTTGAAATTCAAAGGACAGTCGCTGCAAACGGTCACGGAGGCGATCATGGACCGCATCAGCGCCGGTCCTTACTTGAATAGCGGCGAAGGCGATGTCGTGATTACGAGCGTAGCCGTCGGCGCACAAGTGAAGCCGGCAGAGGAAGTCAGCCTGACTTCGCATATGGACGACGCCGTTCGCAAGTCGCTCTCGAAGACGGAGAAGGGACGCCAGCTCGCGATAGAAGTGACGACGGTATCCGCGCCGGAGGGGATTCGCGACGAAGCGAAACGGGCAGGGATTTCTTCCGGTAAAATGGCATTTTACTTGATGGCCAAGGAGCAAGGCTACCGGATTTCCATCAAGGATTTGAAACAAGAATCCATTCATCAAGCGGCGAAGCCGATGGGCGGCGTTGCAGCGGTGATGAAAAATCAAGAAAGCAGCGCTAAAGTCAGCAAGCCAGCAGGCACTGATCCGAATAAAGCGCAAACCGCGGCACCGCAGACCGTGAACCCGCAAACCGTCAAGCCGCAGGCATCGAAGCCGCCGGCCTCGAAGGAAACGGACAACGAGAAGCTGTGGGAGAAGCAGAAGCAGCAGCTTGAGGACTTGTTGAAGAAAGAGCAGGCCAAGCATAATAAATGGAGCGGTTCCAAGAAGGGCTCCGGTAACGGTAAGAATGTTTCCGGCAATGGCAAGAAGAGCTCGGGCAATGACAAGAGCGGCTCCGGTAATGATCGTACGCTCCAACAAGGCGGCGTCATTAATATTAGCGAGCATTCCCCGGGCAATAATACAGGCGGTTCCGGCAGCGGCGGAGCTGTCGGCGGCCAAGGCGGCGGAAGCTCATCCAGTCATGGCAAAGGAAGCTCCAGCAGCCCTGGCAGCGCCGGTATAAATGGTCAAAAGAATGGAAGCGGTGACGATCGCAGCCAAGGAAACAAGAGCGGTAAGGGAGGTGCCGGCAGCCAAGGAAACAACGGCTCGGGCGGCAAAAACGGGTTTGGCGGCGTTCCGTGGTCCAAGCCCAAAGCACCTTCAAAACAGCAATCCCAAACGAATTCCAAATCCTCCGGCACCATAAGCGGCAATAAGGGTTCGGATAACAAAGAAGGCGGCAGGGAAGAGGCGAAAAACGCTTCTGACAGCCGCCATAGCGGCGTTAATCAGGGGAAAGAGAACCAAAGCGCAACCCGGGAAGACAGTTCTCGCGACTCCGGCTTGGACAAGAACGATGATCGGGATAACCGCAACGATAAAGAGAACGATAAAGACAGCGATAACGGGAAAGTTAAAGACAAAGATAAAGACAAAGATAGAGACAATGAAAAAGGTTTGGAAAAAGATACGGGAAAAGGCAGCGATAAAGGGAAAAGCCAGATGCAAGACAGCGGCAAGAACAAAGGAAACAGGTAG
- a CDS encoding ATP-binding protein, which translates to MEIFQIQEKSDAIQARHRGREIAKTIGFSLVDQTVIAYTISELALKLLSISAKGHMTIRPVSLYKGDSASGIEVRLFDHFKGPNRIHLQWMEKMTDSMELSHDQMRGTMITFHKWVHAPLRIDSPICAAGEE; encoded by the coding sequence GTGGAAATATTCCAAATTCAGGAGAAATCGGACGCGATCCAGGCACGTCATAGAGGAAGGGAAATCGCCAAAACTATAGGGTTCAGCCTAGTCGATCAAACCGTCATCGCGTATACCATTTCGGAATTGGCGCTCAAGCTCCTTTCCATCTCGGCGAAAGGACATATGACGATTCGCCCGGTCAGCTTGTACAAAGGAGATTCTGCCAGTGGAATCGAAGTCAGACTATTCGATCATTTCAAAGGGCCGAATCGAATTCATTTGCAATGGATGGAGAAAATGACGGATTCGATGGAGCTCAGTCACGATCAGATGCGAGGAACCATGATAACGTTTCATAAATGGGTTCACGCTCCACTGCGCATCGATTCACCGATTTGTGCGGCAGGAGAGGAGTAA
- a CDS encoding ATP-binding protein, translated as MQAIRMRYFPALAEYMRSGSEASLFEATEIGKMLENIHPEDIIAVHEESMQMLVANVDSEEALRLYSRSFIFLIDLMVAFRFRIQPEQSSEQRFSEMSEMLIRSQRSVMMVKNKYENVLQHMDSGIAIFDGDGMLSFVNVQMAKLLDIPRKTLIGCNLINILTHSKLSKSTKRIILRLYKETFLRRSRYLEFVDANGRTLLVTVTYGDELEGDYLFSVKDVTEYKQIEQSAYQNDKLAMLGKIAASIAHEIRNPLTSIRGFIQLLRPHLTQLGKEEYSRIILTEIDRANDIIYEFLNSSKPSAPMKQKVRINGLLKEVILLSDSEALMKGCQIQFETYDEDISVSIDVKQVKQVVLNIVRNAMDAIGDLEDERSGRIDIITRREGRDAEITIRDNGNGMDHVTKSKLFDPFYTTKAAGTGLGLSVSYRIVRNHGGKIRVASNTGEGTEFKIYLPLAE; from the coding sequence ATGCAGGCAATCCGTATGCGATACTTCCCTGCGCTCGCTGAATATATGCGCAGCGGCAGCGAAGCATCGCTATTCGAGGCTACGGAAATCGGCAAGATGCTTGAGAATATTCATCCGGAGGACATTATCGCCGTTCATGAAGAATCCATGCAGATGCTCGTAGCAAACGTCGATTCCGAGGAAGCACTGCGGCTGTATAGCCGCTCATTTATTTTTTTGATCGATCTTATGGTCGCGTTTCGGTTCCGGATACAACCGGAGCAAAGCTCGGAGCAGCGCTTTAGCGAAATGAGCGAAATGCTGATCCGCTCTCAACGCTCGGTCATGATGGTCAAGAATAAGTATGAAAACGTTCTGCAGCATATGGACAGCGGCATCGCGATTTTTGACGGGGACGGCATGCTGTCCTTCGTTAACGTGCAGATGGCCAAACTGCTCGATATTCCCCGCAAGACGCTAATCGGCTGCAATTTAATCAATATTTTGACGCATAGCAAACTGAGCAAAAGCACGAAACGGATCATTCTGCGCTTATACAAGGAAACGTTCCTGAGGCGAAGCAGGTATCTCGAGTTCGTGGACGCGAACGGCCGCACGCTGCTCGTGACGGTCACCTACGGCGATGAGCTGGAAGGCGATTATTTGTTCAGCGTGAAAGACGTGACGGAGTACAAGCAAATCGAGCAGTCGGCCTATCAGAACGACAAGCTCGCGATGCTCGGCAAAATCGCCGCCTCCATCGCGCATGAAATTCGCAATCCGCTAACCTCGATTCGCGGCTTTATCCAGCTGTTGAGGCCCCATCTCACGCAGCTTGGGAAGGAAGAGTATTCTCGCATTATCTTGACGGAAATCGACCGCGCCAACGATATCATCTATGAATTTCTAAATTCCTCGAAGCCTTCCGCGCCGATGAAGCAGAAGGTGCGCATTAACGGCCTGCTGAAGGAAGTCATTCTTTTGTCCGACAGCGAAGCGCTCATGAAGGGCTGTCAAATTCAGTTCGAAACCTATGATGAGGATATCTCGGTGTCGATCGACGTGAAGCAGGTGAAGCAGGTCGTGTTGAACATCGTCCGCAATGCGATGGATGCCATCGGCGATTTGGAGGACGAGCGGAGCGGCAGGATCGATATTATTACGAGACGCGAAGGCCGCGACGCCGAGATTACGATCAGGGACAACGGCAACGGCATGGATCACGTGACGAAATCCAAGCTGTTCGATCCGTTCTATACGACGAAGGCGGCGGGCACCGGCCTAGGGCTGTCTGTCAGCTATCGTATCGTCCGGAACCATGGCGGGAAGATCCGCGTGGCCAGCAATACCGGCGAAGGCACGGAGTTCAAGATCTATTTGCCATTAGCGGAATAA